A single genomic interval of Paracoccus liaowanqingii harbors:
- a CDS encoding thermonuclease family protein yields the protein MSRWRCRGAWACGTDATRALEAEIGSLDVICEEQDIDRYDRVVGICHAGSGNLNAWMVRNGWAVAYRQYCGDLYAPGEIVARVARRGLWSGDFVMPWDWRKGAR from the coding sequence ATGTCTCGATGGCGTTGTCGGGGCGCATGGGCCTGCGGCACCGACGCCACAAGGGCTCTGGAAGCCGAGATCGGTAGCCTGGACGTCATCTGCGAGGAACAAGATATCGATCGCTATGACCGCGTCGTTGGCATCTGTCATGCTGGCTCCGGGAATCTAAACGCCTGGATGGTCCGGAACGGATGGGCCGTTGCCTACCGGCAGTATTGCGGTGATCTCTACGCGCCGGGCGAGATCGTGGCGCGTGTGGCGCGACGCGGTCTCTGGAGCGGTGACTTCGTCATGCCGTGGGACTGGCGCAAAGGTGCCAGGTAG
- a CDS encoding ribbon-helix-helix protein, CopG family, with the protein MTDAKEVQVSVRMPTALADRLDANRRQAGDLLSRPEAIRRLIEQALPDTAQNGQLPDYFERIAEGLQAA; encoded by the coding sequence ATGACTGATGCAAAAGAAGTGCAGGTCTCGGTCCGCATGCCGACCGCGCTGGCCGACCGCCTGGACGCCAACCGGCGCCAGGCCGGGGATCTGCTGTCCCGACCCGAGGCCATCCGCCGACTGATCGAGCAAGCCTTGCCAGACACAGCCCAGAACGGCCAACTGCCCGACTATTTCGAACGAATTGCTGAAGGGCTGCAAGCGGCCTGA